From the genome of Candidatus Dormiibacterota bacterium:
ACGGGCCGCCCCCTCACTTCGCCTCTTTGTGCACCGTGTGCGACCGGCACCAGCGGCAGAACTTCTTGAACTCCAGCTTCTCGGTCGTCTTCTTGCGATTCTTCGTGGAG
Proteins encoded in this window:
- the rpmG gene encoding 50S ribosomal protein L33, which translates into the protein MRDLITFQCSQCKRRNYVSTKNRKKTTEKLEFKKFCRWCRSHTVHKEAK